In Streptomyces capitiformicae, one genomic interval encodes:
- a CDS encoding DUF7848 domain-containing protein gives MTLRQHESLGRPPVPVPGCEGCAALAVRRDEARARYDRSAETDANVLLRQHQRRDHAPGAARTRRVFRYVPYVIAQDQSAEPEYEARCVSGDETECGAESGVRHDPEVVEEWQRRHTQDTGHLRYRRSFGDYAVFEAQEEAPSGSGVTPRG, from the coding sequence GTGACGTTGCGTCAACATGAGTCCCTGGGGCGGCCACCCGTTCCGGTACCGGGTTGTGAGGGCTGCGCCGCGTTGGCCGTACGACGGGACGAGGCCCGCGCCCGGTACGACCGCAGCGCGGAGACCGACGCGAACGTCCTGCTCAGGCAGCATCAGCGGCGCGACCACGCGCCCGGGGCCGCCCGGACCCGCCGCGTCTTCCGTTACGTGCCGTACGTCATCGCGCAGGACCAGTCGGCCGAGCCGGAGTACGAGGCGCGGTGTGTGTCCGGTGACGAGACGGAGTGCGGCGCGGAGTCGGGCGTACGGCATGACCCGGAGGTGGTGGAGGAGTGGCAGCGCAGGCACACCCAGGACACGGGGCACCTGCGCTACCGCCGCTCCTTCGGGGACTACGCGGTGTTCGAGGCCCAGGAGGAGGCGCCCTCCGGGTCCGGTGTCACGCCGCGGGGCTGA
- a CDS encoding helix-turn-helix domain-containing protein has product MTRRNAEGVGGATNAALFGEVLRHYREAALLTQEALAREIPCDRSQVAKIEAGTRVPSEQFAKRCDEVLDTGGVLTRMWRKIDWYPEVEHPDWFERRVEMEKVAVSLREYQERFIPGLLQTPAYIRAMFSRVAKGDELEERIRARLSRQPRFLSDDGPLYVAVLDESCLRNGVGNPEIMRDQCAHLLGVGQQPNVRIQVVPSSIYGLLRPRHSMSLIELPGERWIYHESLEYGYLNNDPTLYARYSRTYDVLRADIPSARESAALISDVMKGYEHHAQERAERGNLDQEQLQRGQRRQLHRNRPRYPQRRPRPRQQEP; this is encoded by the coding sequence GTGACCAGGCGGAATGCGGAAGGGGTTGGCGGGGCCACCAACGCGGCGCTGTTCGGGGAGGTGCTACGGCACTACCGCGAGGCGGCGCTGCTGACGCAGGAGGCGCTGGCGAGGGAGATCCCGTGCGATCGGTCGCAGGTGGCGAAGATCGAGGCGGGGACGAGGGTTCCGAGCGAGCAGTTCGCGAAGCGGTGCGACGAAGTTCTGGATACGGGTGGGGTGTTGACCCGGATGTGGAGGAAGATCGACTGGTATCCGGAAGTCGAGCATCCCGACTGGTTCGAGCGCCGCGTCGAGATGGAGAAGGTGGCCGTTAGCCTGCGGGAGTACCAAGAGCGGTTCATCCCGGGCTTGTTGCAGACACCTGCCTACATCCGCGCGATGTTCTCCCGGGTCGCCAAGGGCGATGAACTGGAGGAGCGCATCCGGGCCCGACTGAGCCGCCAGCCTCGATTCCTGTCCGACGACGGCCCGTTGTACGTCGCCGTCCTGGACGAGAGCTGCCTGCGGAACGGCGTGGGGAACCCTGAGATCATGCGTGACCAGTGCGCACACCTACTAGGCGTCGGACAGCAGCCCAACGTCCGTATTCAAGTGGTGCCTTCGAGCATCTACGGGCTCCTGCGCCCCAGGCACTCCATGTCTCTGATCGAACTACCTGGCGAACGGTGGATCTACCACGAATCGCTGGAATATGGCTATCTCAACAACGATCCGACGCTCTACGCCCGTTATAGCCGAACCTATGATGTGCTCAGGGCGGACATCCCGTCAGCCCGAGAGTCCGCCGCTCTGATCAGCGACGTGATGAAGGGGTACGAGCATCATGCACAGGAACGAGCTGAGCGCGGCAATCTGGATCAAGAGCAGCTACAGCGAGGACAACGGCGGCAACTGCATCGAAATCGCCCCCGCTATCCCCAACGTCGTCCCCGTCCGCGACAGCAAGAACCCTGA
- a CDS encoding peptidoglycan-binding domain-containing protein, which produces MRRTLIAAAALALPISLAGAPTAVASHGISTAAAVSFVTQGTQGPDDVCNYTDSRPSLRLGSSGAAVQQAQCYLNQAIDAGLDEDGDFGPVTQSATEDFQQCADIVVDGRIGAQTWSFLSFWANAPDAPFC; this is translated from the coding sequence ATGCGACGTACGCTCATCGCCGCAGCGGCCCTAGCTCTTCCAATTTCCCTTGCGGGCGCACCGACCGCGGTGGCATCGCACGGCATTTCCACGGCCGCCGCAGTGAGCTTCGTGACCCAGGGAACCCAGGGACCGGACGACGTATGCAACTACACCGATAGCCGACCGAGCCTTCGCCTCGGGTCATCCGGAGCGGCCGTCCAACAAGCCCAGTGCTACCTCAATCAGGCCATAGACGCCGGCCTGGACGAGGACGGAGACTTCGGGCCGGTCACGCAGTCAGCGACAGAAGACTTCCAGCAATGTGCCGACATCGTCGTCGACGGGCGCATCGGAGCCCAGACCTGGTCGTTCCTTTCCTTCTGGGCCAACGCGCCAGACGCTCCCTTCTGTTGA
- a CDS encoding GntR family transcriptional regulator: protein MSDPADSTEPAVRVDTTSQVPPYEQIRAQLAALIVSGRLVEGDRLPTVRQLAADLVLAPGTVARAYRELEAAELIRTRRGAGTRVAAPPFRPGSPDPTQLTTLARDFTSAARALGADTEAILDAVREALGPEPAPVTRPAP, encoded by the coding sequence ATGAGTGACCCCGCTGACTCCACCGAGCCCGCCGTACGCGTCGACACCACCAGCCAGGTACCGCCGTACGAGCAGATCCGCGCGCAGCTCGCCGCGCTGATCGTCTCCGGCCGGCTGGTCGAGGGCGACCGGCTGCCGACCGTACGCCAGCTCGCCGCCGACCTCGTCCTGGCGCCGGGCACCGTCGCCCGCGCCTACCGCGAACTGGAGGCCGCCGAGCTGATCCGCACCCGCCGCGGCGCGGGCACCCGGGTCGCGGCGCCCCCGTTCCGCCCAGGATCCCCCGACCCGACCCAACTCACCACCCTCGCCCGGGACTTCACCTCGGCCGCCCGCGCCCTGGGCGCCGACACCGAGGCCATTCTGGACGCCGTACGGGAGGCACTGGGCCCGGAGCCCGCCCCTGTGACACGCCCTGCCCCCTGA
- a CDS encoding DUF397 domain-containing protein — MPNVVPVRDSKNPDGPVLVINRSAWLSFVAQFGA, encoded by the coding sequence ATCCCCAACGTCGTCCCCGTCCGCGACAGCAAGAACCCTGACGGCCCGGTACTGGTCATCAACCGTTCCGCCTGGCTGTCGTTCGTCGCCCAGTTCGGCGCTTGA